From the Mesorhizobium koreense genome, the window ATCTGCCCATATCCTCGAATCGGCGCCCCCAATCCGGTGCCCGAACGACACTTATGCGTTCAAGCAGCCCGAGTGAACCCTGCTACCGCCAACCGAAGAAAGCTCGCCGTGCCATGATCAGATGGCGCCTTAGAGGCGAGATGCCGTGAATATGCCTGAACGGATCGGCGGATGTCGTTGATAGAAGGGAGAGATAAGCATTCGCCATGGCGGCCGGCAGATAGGCAGGACGTAGCGCAACCGGCATATCGCGCGCGCCTTCCTCGAATTGTGCAAGATGCTCACGGGCGAGTGCAACCATCGCGGCAACGGCTCTTTTTCCCGCCGCTCCACCTTTCTCAGCAACGAACTCCTCCGGCGAAGTACCGGCCGCCGACAGAACATCGCGCGGAACATAGCATTGGCCGCGTGCTAGGTGGATCGGCAATGAGCGGAGAAGCCCGGCAATCGCCTGCGCGCAACCGGCATGACCGGCAAGATCGGCCGTTGCCAGGGCGGCATCCCGGTCGAGCACCAGCCCGGCAAGCTGGATGAGCGCCGAGGCGGTCTCGCCGCAATAGCCCTCCAGATCGGTGCGCGAAGGCATCGGGTCATCGTAGAGATCGAAAAGCCGCGCTTCGATCATGTTGTCGAACGCGGCGGGCGGCAATTCGTATTCGCGGGTCGTCGCGATCAGCGCCTCGGCGACCGGATTGCAGACCGCCGGCGCTTCGCCGAGGATCGTGTCGCGCCACCATTGCAACCTTATCTCGCCGGGCATCGGCTCGTGGATCAGGTCGCGGACCCGCGCGATCTCGATGTTGAAGGCATACAGCGCGAAGAGCCCCGGCCGTTTTGCTTCAGGCGCGAAGAGAACGGAAAGATAGCGGTCGCGGTCCCCTTCCCGGACGATCCTGACGGTCTCTTCCGCAATTCCCGCCATCTCGTATGCGGTCAGCCCACCGCAATAAAGGCCGCGGCGACCGCCCGATCCTCGGCAAGCAGCACATTATAGGTGCGCACCGCGGCGCCGGTGCCCATCGGATCGGCGGATATGCCATTCGCGCGCAACACGGCGCGTATTTCGGCCGGCAGCGGCTTCAAATCCACACCCGTGCCGACGAGCAGAATTTCGATTTCTCCCGCCTCGGCGACGACCGCCTCGAAATCGTCAGGCACAAGCCTTGCCGGATCCACCGGCTTCCATCCGTGGATGCCGGAAGGCAGGCAGAGTATCGAGCCGCGATGCGACATATCGGCAAAGCGGAAGCCGCCATTGCCATAAGCTTCTATCGGAGCGCGGCCCGGGAAATGCGCATCGTGAATCTCGATGCCACTCATTTTGAGGGAAGCTGTTGCGCTCCCCCTTTGGCGGGAGCCTCCGCCACCTCGTCGGGCACCGCTGTCCAGGTCGGCCGCAGATGGAAGACGATCAGGATCGGCGCCGCGATGAAGATCGAGGAGAAGGTGCCGATGAAGACGCCGAAAAGCATCGATGCGACGAAGGAGCGGATGACCTCGCCGCCGAACAGGTAAAGGGCAAGCAAGGCAAGGAAGGTCGTGACCGACGTCATCGTCGTGCGCGCCAGCATCTCGTTGTCTGAGAGGTCGAGCAATTGCCCGAGCGGCATCTTCTTGAAGCGTCGCAGATTTTCCCGAACCCGGTCGTAGATGACGACCGTATCGTTCAGCGAATAACCGACGATGGTCAGGATCGCGGCAACCGTCGACAGGTCGAATTCGAGTTGCGTGACGACAAGGAATCCGAGCGTCAAGGTGATATCGTTGATCGTCGCGATGATCGCGCCAATGGCGAATTGCCACTCGAAGCGGACCCAAACATAGACGAGGATCGCACCCAACGCCGCCAGAATGCCGAGGACGGCGCCCTTGGCCAATTCGCTGGAGACGGTCGGCCCCACCAGTTCGGTGCGCCTTATCGTATAGTTTGAAGACAGTGCCTGCTGCGCCTTCTGGACAGTCACGCTGCCAGCGGCATCGTTGGGGTCCGCGCCGATACGGATCAGCGCGTCGCTCTTGTCGCCGAATCCCTGGACCTGGATCTCCTTGATGCCGGCTTCTATCAGTTTCTGCCTTATATCGCCGACATCGGCCTGCCCGGCCTTGGCCCGCACCTCCACGATCGTACCGCCGGTGAAGTCGATGCCGAAATTCAGCCCTTTGGTGAACAATAGCCCGACGGATGCCACGCACAGGCAAAGCGACAGTACGAAGACCTGCAGGCGCACTTTCATGAACGGGATGCGCGTCACCTCCGGCACCAGCCGGAAATAGCCCTTCGGCAATTGTTTCGGACGGGAGCGGCGGTACCAGGCGGCGACCACCCAGCGCGTGAAGGTAAAGGCGGTGAACAGCG encodes:
- a CDS encoding phytoene/squalene synthase family protein, producing MAGIAEETVRIVREGDRDRYLSVLFAPEAKRPGLFALYAFNIEIARVRDLIHEPMPGEIRLQWWRDTILGEAPAVCNPVAEALIATTREYELPPAAFDNMIEARLFDLYDDPMPSRTDLEGYCGETASALIQLAGLVLDRDAALATADLAGHAGCAQAIAGLLRSLPIHLARGQCYVPRDVLSAAGTSPEEFVAEKGGAAGKRAVAAMVALAREHLAQFEEGARDMPVALRPAYLPAAMANAYLSLLSTTSADPFRHIHGISPLRRHLIMARRAFFGWR
- a CDS encoding Mth938-like domain-containing protein — translated: MSGIEIHDAHFPGRAPIEAYGNGGFRFADMSHRGSILCLPSGIHGWKPVDPARLVPDDFEAVVAEAGEIEILLVGTGVDLKPLPAEIRAVLRANGISADPMGTGAAVRTYNVLLAEDRAVAAAFIAVG